A genomic stretch from Thermomonospora umbrina includes:
- a CDS encoding RapZ C-terminal domain-containing protein — MEPLRLISFGYLHLPTDAEGNPIPPHADRIEDVRDRLRDPATARDIPDLDGFHLKVQDVVINTRGARELIDNLAAYAMLPAGPDTIAIGCAGGKHRACALTEILGSKVRGLGRDVAIEHQHAHLPRVLKTATS; from the coding sequence ATGGAACCCCTGCGACTGATCTCCTTCGGCTACCTCCACCTCCCGACCGACGCCGAAGGCAACCCCATCCCTCCGCACGCCGACCGAATCGAGGACGTCCGTGACCGGCTCCGCGACCCTGCCACCGCCCGCGACATCCCCGACCTCGACGGCTTCCACCTCAAGGTCCAGGACGTGGTCATCAACACCCGCGGCGCCCGCGAACTCATCGACAACCTCGCCGCCTACGCCATGCTCCCCGCCGGCCCCGACACCATCGCGATCGGCTGCGCCGGCGGGAAACACCGCGCATGCGCACTCACGGAGATCTTGGGAAGCAAGGTCCGTGGCCTGGGACGTGACGTCGCGATCGAGCACCAGCACGCCCACCTCCCGCGCGTCCTCAAGACGGCCACCTCATGA
- a CDS encoding SAM-dependent methyltransferase — translation MRDTPPPGIDTTVPSPARLYDYVLGGRENYAVDRQFAEKLLAQAPELRQTALYNRAFLRRAVTLLADQGVDQFLDIGSGLPTVENTHEVAQRVNPDARIVYVDNDPSVVVHARALMEGQGSVEFVRGDARDVPGILNAPGTRSLIDFERPVAALLVAVLHFVADEEDPARIVADLAGACPPGSHVVLAHATTEDCDPRLQAHIEESYANSPTTTLRLRSRSAIEVMLTKVEPGLVQAHQWRVAEPPDGGPLRVLAGVARVD, via the coding sequence ATGCGCGACACCCCACCCCCCGGTATCGACACCACCGTCCCCTCCCCCGCCCGTCTTTACGACTACGTCCTCGGCGGCCGGGAGAACTACGCCGTCGACCGCCAGTTCGCAGAGAAGCTCCTCGCTCAAGCACCCGAGCTGCGGCAGACCGCCCTGTACAACCGGGCGTTTCTCCGTAGGGCCGTCACGCTCCTCGCAGATCAGGGCGTCGACCAGTTCCTCGACATCGGGTCCGGGCTCCCCACCGTCGAGAACACCCACGAGGTCGCGCAGCGCGTCAACCCGGACGCGCGGATCGTGTACGTCGACAATGACCCGTCCGTGGTCGTGCACGCGCGGGCACTGATGGAGGGGCAGGGGTCCGTGGAGTTCGTGCGCGGCGACGCCCGCGACGTGCCCGGCATCCTCAACGCGCCGGGCACGCGGAGCCTGATCGATTTCGAACGCCCAGTGGCGGCGCTGCTGGTCGCGGTCCTGCACTTCGTCGCCGATGAGGAGGACCCGGCCCGGATCGTCGCGGACCTCGCCGGGGCGTGTCCTCCGGGCAGCCACGTGGTCTTGGCGCACGCGACGACGGAGGACTGCGACCCGCGGCTCCAGGCGCACATCGAGGAGAGCTACGCCAATTCCCCCACCACGACGCTGCGTCTAAGGAGCCGGTCTGCGATCGAGGTGATGTTGACGAAGGTGGAGCCGGGGCTGGTTCAAGCGCACCAGTGGCGTGTCGCGGAGCCGCCCGACGGCGGACCGTTGCGTGTTCTGGCAGGCGTCGCCCGCGTCGACTGA
- a CDS encoding recombinase, translating to MLSIDPKMLPRLDDLEEDLLARRERAVAENWLGEIEGLDLTLTFLRGKRAQARRTARLGPPGQVDLGLPTTPRR from the coding sequence ATGCTCAGCATCGACCCCAAGATGCTGCCGCGCCTCGACGACCTCGAAGAAGACCTCCTGGCCCGCCGCGAACGGGCCGTGGCCGAGAACTGGCTCGGCGAGATCGAGGGACTCGACCTCACCCTCACGTTTCTGAGAGGCAAGCGCGCTCAAGCCCGCCGGACCGCCCGCCTCGGCCCACCAGGACAGGTCGACCTGGGGCTGCCGACCACGCCACGACGCTGA
- a CDS encoding ASCH domain-containing protein — MNGRSDSVEIISPNNVLANAMLRSIDMVRPRLQATNPDRVAFCVGTQINGAPHLGTSLVQTAAFLLAKQTKRAFGVDTVVRFGALDNAPYDIRLDPETHHAYQTTYFHALGADGVDDLLGKYYRGMFDSLADATGVDYEIETYTAQQTDPAFRHEFLATLGWLDQIRWPLAPSHGQVHLRLPCPECGWAEKRAERTRLQRTGSGGADFTAVCTDHGDYDIAVTADTGAYLDLATLYRNLVKERMAARDHVTLSVMVKGGDWAYGCQLVDEAFAQLPGPVPPPRIFTPMVLTDTGAKLSKSLIREGKVAPPPGTHPWMLDVTEWPGSIDDYVDAMVWLVGKMLADPKHLYRSYTTQELDRIMTARPATTTGVRAREMNLYRRYFDLVASGRKTIEVRVQYPNLRNLKVGDHIRFVCGRDDALTQVRRVARYSSFEEMLDSEGPARVNPDSPREQQLANIRRIYGPEKEALGVLAIEIELLDHAV, encoded by the coding sequence ATGAACGGCCGCAGTGACAGCGTGGAGATCATCAGCCCGAACAACGTGCTGGCCAACGCGATGCTTCGAAGCATCGACATGGTCCGGCCCCGCCTACAGGCCACCAACCCGGACCGGGTCGCGTTCTGCGTCGGCACACAGATCAACGGCGCCCCGCACCTGGGGACGTCGCTGGTGCAGACGGCGGCGTTCCTCCTCGCCAAGCAGACGAAACGCGCCTTCGGCGTCGACACCGTCGTCCGGTTCGGGGCCCTCGACAACGCCCCCTACGACATCCGCCTCGACCCCGAAACCCACCACGCCTACCAGACCACCTACTTCCACGCCCTCGGCGCGGACGGCGTCGATGACCTCCTCGGCAAGTACTACCGGGGGATGTTCGACTCCCTCGCCGACGCGACCGGCGTCGACTACGAGATCGAGACGTACACGGCTCAGCAGACCGACCCGGCGTTCCGCCACGAGTTCCTCGCGACGCTCGGCTGGCTCGACCAGATCCGGTGGCCTCTGGCACCCTCGCACGGGCAGGTCCACCTGCGGCTGCCCTGCCCGGAGTGCGGATGGGCCGAGAAACGCGCCGAGCGGACGAGGCTGCAGCGCACGGGGTCCGGCGGCGCGGACTTCACGGCGGTGTGCACCGACCACGGCGACTACGACATCGCCGTGACCGCCGACACCGGCGCCTACCTGGACCTGGCCACCCTGTACCGGAACCTCGTCAAGGAGCGGATGGCCGCCCGCGACCACGTCACCCTGTCGGTGATGGTCAAGGGCGGCGACTGGGCCTACGGCTGCCAACTGGTCGACGAGGCGTTCGCTCAGCTCCCCGGCCCGGTCCCGCCGCCACGGATCTTCACACCGATGGTCCTCACCGACACGGGCGCCAAGCTGTCCAAGTCCCTCATCCGGGAGGGGAAGGTGGCGCCGCCGCCGGGCACACACCCGTGGATGCTCGACGTCACCGAATGGCCCGGCAGCATCGACGACTACGTCGACGCCATGGTGTGGCTCGTCGGGAAGATGCTCGCCGACCCCAAACACCTCTACCGCTCGTACACCACACAGGAGCTGGACAGGATCATGACCGCACGTCCCGCGACCACGACGGGTGTCCGCGCCCGCGAGATGAACCTGTATCGCCGCTACTTCGACCTCGTCGCGTCCGGCCGTAAGACGATCGAGGTCCGCGTCCAGTACCCCAACCTGCGGAACCTCAAGGTCGGTGACCACATCCGTTTCGTGTGCGGCCGTGACGACGCCCTCACCCAGGTGAGACGCGTCGCCCGGTACTCCTCGTTCGAGGAGATGCTCGACAGCGAGGGGCCCGCGAGGGTCAATCCCGACAGCCCCCGCGAGCAGCAGCTCGCCAACATCCGCCGTATCTACGGGCCGGAGAAGGAAGCTCTAGGGGTCTTGGCCATCGAGATCGAGCTACTCGACCACGCCGTCTGA
- a CDS encoding endonuclease domain-containing protein, translating to MDRQRAQGGPVNGSPETGRAAHLCTRTTLQGNPCAGYRVHWYPRHLPDPKACTGHLTRTERQAFEDDKLRRGEAALPLQLARGLFLNGHPACWSWPPLGYELDEEWGTTPLWGWQAGRCAICGRKTVLVTDHDHRTGLIRGGLCSRCNTAEGLSNAPVFVRYRDRNPASVLGIRQRYWDPIEKAYAQPAPPPGDPWKNNPMKGIGL from the coding sequence GTGGACAGACAACGCGCTCAAGGGGGTCCTGTGAACGGCTCTCCGGAAACCGGACGAGCAGCCCACCTCTGCACACGGACGACGCTCCAGGGCAACCCATGCGCTGGCTACCGCGTCCATTGGTACCCGAGACACCTCCCCGATCCCAAGGCGTGCACAGGCCATCTCACCCGCACTGAACGGCAGGCATTCGAGGACGACAAGCTTCGACGCGGCGAGGCGGCACTACCGCTGCAGCTCGCACGTGGGCTCTTCCTGAACGGACATCCTGCCTGCTGGTCTTGGCCTCCACTGGGCTATGAGCTCGACGAGGAGTGGGGAACCACCCCTCTGTGGGGCTGGCAGGCTGGCCGCTGTGCAATCTGCGGACGCAAGACTGTCCTGGTCACTGACCACGACCACAGAACCGGACTCATCCGCGGTGGCTTGTGCTCAAGGTGCAACACCGCCGAGGGCCTGAGCAACGCCCCCGTGTTTGTCCGCTACCGCGACAGGAACCCGGCATCCGTACTGGGTATCAGACAGCGGTACTGGGATCCGATCGAGAAGGCGTATGCCCAGCCCGCTCCCCCACCGGGCGATCCATGGAAGAACAACCCGATGAAGGGAATCGGCCTGTGA
- a CDS encoding AAA family ATPase, whose translation MSLDQLLNPSTSPRRYVITGGPSAGKEAVVAELHARGIPATEGEPAREIYRRHRDRLGRHLQVGDRRAYSRDVLQAFVAEFCDHTAGLRFYNRGIPDGYGWDAFFGLSPYPELEEASRVYRYDAVFVLDALDDFDSEDDLVWAKEREIRRVHELIVQGYYDAGYRPIFVPADEPARRVEFILAQLPVPTT comes from the coding sequence ATGAGCCTCGACCAACTACTGAATCCGTCCACCTCGCCCCGCCGGTACGTGATCACCGGGGGCCCGTCCGCCGGGAAGGAAGCCGTCGTCGCCGAGCTGCACGCCCGGGGGATCCCCGCCACCGAGGGCGAACCGGCGAGGGAGATCTACCGCAGGCACCGCGACCGGCTCGGCCGGCATCTGCAGGTCGGTGACCGGCGCGCCTACTCCCGTGACGTGCTGCAGGCGTTCGTCGCCGAGTTCTGCGACCACACGGCTGGCCTGCGGTTCTACAACCGGGGCATCCCGGACGGGTACGGGTGGGACGCGTTCTTCGGCCTCAGCCCCTACCCCGAGCTGGAGGAGGCGTCCCGCGTCTACCGGTACGACGCCGTGTTCGTCCTCGACGCGCTGGACGACTTCGACTCCGAGGACGACCTGGTGTGGGCCAAGGAACGCGAGATCCGCCGCGTCCACGAACTGATCGTCCAGGGCTACTACGACGCCGGATACCGGCCGATCTTCGTTCCCGCCGACGAGCCCGCCCGCCGGGTGGAGTTCATCCTCGCCCAACTCCCCGTGCCGACGACCTGA
- a CDS encoding endonuclease domain-containing protein — MTSPKPNSIAPRMLLASQPPTAEEAEEARRTYWNRDPACWSWAAPETRTYKDEDSAGLFLSWWNRECAVCGVPGRLVVDHDHKTGLIRGRLCGSCNSLEGHASDDYGVFRKYRERPPAVILGIRAQYYNPWTGYAEPEPELSDEAAAEQRAARKAAVERLAHRLPSPEDLHGDDSTRLTSDVPE, encoded by the coding sequence GTGACCAGCCCCAAGCCCAACTCGATTGCGCCTCGGATGCTGCTCGCATCCCAGCCTCCGACAGCCGAGGAAGCGGAAGAAGCCCGTCGCACCTACTGGAACCGCGACCCTGCTTGCTGGTCCTGGGCTGCTCCGGAGACGCGCACCTACAAGGACGAGGATTCCGCTGGGCTGTTCCTCTCCTGGTGGAACCGCGAGTGCGCGGTATGCGGCGTTCCCGGCAGACTTGTCGTTGACCACGACCACAAGACAGGGCTGATCCGAGGGCGGCTATGCGGAAGCTGCAACAGCCTTGAAGGGCACGCCAGCGACGACTATGGCGTCTTCCGCAAGTACCGTGAGCGTCCTCCTGCCGTGATCCTCGGGATCCGAGCGCAGTACTACAACCCATGGACTGGCTATGCCGAGCCAGAACCTGAACTAAGCGACGAGGCAGCCGCCGAGCAGCGAGCCGCACGCAAAGCCGCGGTGGAGCGCCTGGCGCATCGGCTGCCTTCACCCGAAGACCTCCACGGCGACGACTCGACCCGCCTCACATCGGACGTCCCCGAGTAG
- a CDS encoding GntR family transcriptional regulator, translating into MRQGRPVDHDIDRPVYKQVADDIREQIADGGLSPDERLPGEERLGHIYGVGVNTIRNAMALLRSEGLLVTEKGRGSRVRPDRRRAVAKLPRKGRAFVRRATAEESERLGLGEGEPVIVIVVGGEEQVLPAFEVELVNGEGDETPRDSH; encoded by the coding sequence ATGCGTCAAGGGCGGCCCGTCGACCACGACATCGACCGACCTGTCTACAAACAGGTCGCCGACGACATACGGGAGCAGATCGCCGATGGCGGCCTCTCCCCGGACGAGCGACTACCCGGAGAGGAACGCCTCGGCCACATCTACGGCGTCGGCGTCAACACGATTCGCAACGCGATGGCGCTGCTCCGCTCGGAGGGTCTACTCGTCACGGAGAAGGGCCGAGGGTCCCGTGTCCGACCAGATCGGAGGCGCGCCGTGGCGAAACTACCCCGAAAAGGTCGCGCCTTCGTGCGCCGCGCGACCGCAGAGGAGAGCGAGCGCCTGGGCCTGGGGGAGGGGGAGCCCGTGATCGTGATCGTTGTCGGCGGCGAGGAGCAGGTCTTGCCCGCCTTTGAGGTCGAGCTCGTCAACGGCGAGGGCGACGAGACTCCCCGCGACTCGCACTGA
- a CDS encoding helix-turn-helix domain-containing protein, producing the protein MAAVYTPTLRGRVLALELRRIRERTGLSQAEAARRMSWDKNKMSRIEQPSTQPTDDDVRALLQMYGLDANRLEALLHLNQDAWQRGWWTAYGDAFCGQFIMLEDQAPEIFGFENALVPGLFQTADYARAIIAGLLNVTGSDLDRRVAARLARQAVLERSSPPRIHYLIDEAVLDRDIGDPDIMRKQVHALREAADRSTVTLQIVPLSARVHAGFEGPFTIFGFPQDRGLDVGHSEGILGEWYAESADQLAKLRLAFSNVSGAAMTPDETLEFLAARAPA; encoded by the coding sequence ATGGCAGCCGTCTACACGCCGACCCTCCGAGGCCGCGTCCTCGCCCTCGAGCTGCGCCGTATCCGGGAGCGGACCGGCCTCTCACAAGCGGAGGCGGCACGGCGCATGAGCTGGGACAAAAACAAGATGAGCCGGATCGAGCAACCCTCGACCCAGCCGACCGACGACGACGTTCGGGCGCTCCTGCAGATGTACGGGCTGGACGCGAACCGCCTCGAGGCCCTGCTGCACCTCAACCAGGACGCTTGGCAGCGCGGCTGGTGGACCGCGTACGGCGATGCCTTCTGCGGGCAGTTCATCATGTTGGAGGACCAGGCGCCCGAGATCTTCGGGTTCGAGAACGCGCTCGTCCCGGGCCTGTTCCAGACGGCGGACTATGCCCGGGCCATCATCGCCGGGCTCCTGAACGTCACCGGCTCCGACCTCGACAGGCGTGTCGCCGCACGTCTCGCACGTCAGGCCGTCCTCGAGAGGAGCAGCCCCCCGCGCATCCACTACCTGATCGATGAGGCCGTCCTCGACCGCGACATCGGAGACCCGGACATCATGCGCAAGCAGGTGCACGCGCTCCGGGAAGCCGCCGACCGCTCCACCGTGACGCTGCAGATCGTGCCGCTCTCGGCTCGTGTCCACGCCGGTTTCGAGGGTCCCTTCACGATCTTCGGTTTCCCGCAGGACCGTGGTTTGGACGTCGGTCACTCCGAAGGCATTCTCGGAGAGTGGTACGCGGAGAGCGCAGACCAGCTAGCTAAGCTTAGGCTTGCCTTCTCAAACGTGTCCGGTGCGGCGATGACCCCCGACGAAACCTTGGAGTTCCTCGCCGCACGGGCACCGGCCTGA
- a CDS encoding DUF397 domain-containing protein — MPAQDRWRKSSHSGSGNNCVEIAIVAAALMLVRDSKAPERGTIQVTTGAWRDFSRRVKAGGFDE, encoded by the coding sequence ATGCCGGCACAGGACCGTTGGCGCAAGTCCAGCCACAGCGGAAGCGGTAACAACTGCGTCGAGATCGCCATCGTCGCCGCTGCTCTGATGCTCGTCCGCGACAGCAAGGCCCCTGAGCGTGGCACGATCCAAGTCACGACCGGCGCTTGGCGAGACTTCTCCCGCCGCGTGAAGGCCGGCGGGTTCGACGAGTGA
- a CDS encoding Panacea domain-containing protein, translating into MLKLHKLLYFCQGHHVADLGEPLFGESISAWDHGPVVGTLWHQEKHGDTPRPRRRTRRGRTQRHRVRGQPLWRPHRLGPGSAHARTGAMADR; encoded by the coding sequence GTGCTGAAGCTGCACAAGCTGCTGTACTTCTGTCAGGGACATCATGTGGCCGACCTCGGTGAGCCGCTGTTCGGTGAGAGCATCTCCGCCTGGGACCACGGCCCCGTCGTCGGAACGCTGTGGCACCAAGAGAAGCACGGCGATACCCCCCGCCCACGGCGCCGAACTCGGCGAGGCCGGACTCAACGCCATCGAGTACGTGGTCAGCCGCTATGGCGGCCACACCGGCTCGGACCTGGAAGCGCTCACGCACGGACAGGCGCCATGGCAGACCGGTGA
- a CDS encoding helix-turn-helix domain-containing protein has protein sequence MPDPLSPTARLRTLSLELARLREAAGLTRSEAAKAAGWTPNKVTRIEAREWRQPKLLDVEVLLDVYGVTDPDRRAELLRLAREARQRGWWTGYRASQGYQTYIGLEAEAAVIRTWEQGFLPGLLRTPQYSRALVAARDPELPPETVADLVALTEERQHTLLNRPRPTAVWAILDESVLHRTVGDTATMVEQITHLHKVAQVDHVTVQVLPLAVGAHPGIDGGFTIITFRRSVTDPEIAFTETPAGEFWIEDADGVDRMIRRFGRLKEAALSRSASLSLIAARLADLHRRT, from the coding sequence GTGCCGGACCCGCTCAGCCCCACGGCGCGACTGCGGACCCTGTCGCTCGAGCTGGCCAGGCTCCGTGAAGCCGCAGGGCTCACCCGGTCCGAGGCGGCCAAGGCCGCCGGGTGGACACCCAACAAGGTCACCCGCATCGAAGCTAGGGAGTGGCGGCAGCCGAAACTCCTCGACGTCGAGGTCCTCCTGGACGTGTACGGCGTCACCGACCCGGATCGTCGGGCTGAGTTGCTCCGGCTGGCGCGTGAGGCGCGTCAGCGGGGCTGGTGGACCGGGTACCGCGCCAGCCAGGGATACCAGACCTACATCGGTCTAGAAGCTGAGGCCGCCGTCATACGGACGTGGGAGCAGGGTTTCCTGCCCGGGCTCCTTCGGACCCCCCAGTACTCGCGGGCGCTCGTCGCCGCACGTGACCCGGAGCTGCCGCCCGAGACCGTGGCGGACCTCGTGGCGCTGACCGAGGAACGCCAGCACACCCTTCTGAACCGGCCGCGGCCGACTGCCGTATGGGCGATCCTCGACGAGTCCGTTCTACACCGCACCGTAGGCGACACCGCCACGATGGTCGAGCAGATCACTCATCTGCACAAAGTCGCGCAGGTCGATCACGTCACCGTCCAGGTCCTGCCTCTGGCAGTGGGCGCGCATCCCGGCATCGACGGCGGGTTCACGATCATCACGTTCCGTCGGTCCGTCACCGACCCTGAGATCGCCTTCACCGAGACGCCCGCCGGGGAGTTCTGGATCGAGGATGCCGACGGAGTTGACCGGATGATCCGCAGGTTCGGTCGGCTTAAGGAGGCCGCGCTGTCGCGGTCGGCGTCGCTGTCGCTGATCGCGGCGCGCCTGGCCGACCTCCACCGCCGGACGTAG
- a CDS encoding NucA/NucB deoxyribonuclease domain-containing protein: MLRQKWRAFAAMLALLGGMLVSASSAAVAQDNSSRIKVSVTSLPEVSAPDCHYVTRTQWCETRRFVGSVYLNGKKVGEIYQTLIQRIIFDVKSLKFTERVSLRTDNVIGKHAQGVRAYMSVGCGKWCNVVNNLPKNVLVKKGTIYRGKASYSIKVAPKVIRYLRNSYSLRFTKPGYKPAVVPWKGEPYRCDDRFGKRQRPGCVHHRTFPVITTFKDLKFIAPGIRRIQQKGPKHYGRRRDGLPLHYMASKTRAENHRTAVCRGQKPPAKLPSGWPTGQPPSCDEYPLAHTLEGGTNLPAAERGITWVPLSENHAQGGRFNAFLVKNRVLDGDAFWVAV, encoded by the coding sequence ATGCTTCGTCAAAAGTGGCGGGCTTTTGCTGCCATGCTTGCGTTGCTGGGTGGAATGCTCGTGTCCGCATCCAGCGCTGCCGTGGCCCAGGACAACAGTTCACGCATCAAAGTCTCGGTCACTTCTCTTCCTGAGGTGTCCGCGCCTGACTGCCACTACGTCACCCGTACGCAGTGGTGCGAGACTCGGAGGTTCGTCGGATCCGTCTACCTCAATGGCAAGAAGGTGGGGGAGATCTACCAGACCCTCATCCAGAGAATCATCTTCGACGTGAAGAGTCTGAAGTTCACGGAACGTGTCTCCCTGCGCACCGATAACGTCATCGGCAAGCATGCGCAGGGAGTTCGCGCCTACATGTCCGTCGGATGCGGCAAGTGGTGCAACGTCGTAAACAATCTCCCCAAGAACGTACTCGTCAAGAAGGGAACCATCTACCGAGGGAAGGCCTCCTACAGCATCAAGGTGGCCCCTAAGGTCATCCGTTACCTCAGAAACAGCTATTCCCTGAGATTTACCAAGCCCGGATACAAGCCCGCCGTGGTCCCCTGGAAGGGCGAGCCTTACCGCTGCGACGACAGGTTCGGGAAACGGCAGCGCCCCGGGTGCGTCCACCACCGGACCTTCCCGGTGATCACCACGTTCAAAGACCTGAAGTTTATCGCCCCCGGAATCCGCCGCATTCAGCAGAAGGGGCCCAAGCACTACGGGCGCCGCCGCGACGGCCTGCCACTGCACTACATGGCGAGCAAGACCAGGGCCGAGAACCACCGTACCGCCGTCTGTCGAGGCCAGAAGCCGCCCGCCAAGCTGCCATCCGGATGGCCGACTGGACAGCCTCCATCCTGCGACGAATACCCACTCGCCCATACGCTTGAAGGAGGAACCAACCTCCCGGCGGCCGAGCGAGGAATCACCTGGGTCCCCCTGTCGGAAAACCACGCTCAAGGAGGACGGTTCAACGCCTTCCTGGTCAAAAACCGTGTCCTGGACGGGGACGCCTTCTGGGTGGCAGTCTGA
- a CDS encoding ATP-binding protein — protein sequence MTALMEILGKHTVPRAASAVRDGRREVQRIAEVFTADTDVLYDLGVLTSEAVTNAYLHGTGGIDVTVSRTIRGIRVEVRDHGCEHDQADRRDNGRGLTAIRVLSTRWGMEMGPHETRLWFEVAL from the coding sequence GTGACGGCGCTCATGGAGATCCTCGGCAAGCACACCGTTCCCCGAGCCGCATCGGCCGTGCGAGACGGACGCCGAGAGGTCCAGCGCATCGCCGAGGTTTTCACCGCCGACACCGACGTCCTCTACGACCTGGGCGTACTCACCAGCGAGGCCGTCACCAACGCATACCTGCACGGCACCGGCGGCATCGACGTCACCGTCTCTCGCACAATTCGCGGCATCCGCGTCGAGGTCCGCGACCACGGCTGCGAACACGACCAGGCGGACCGCAGGGACAACGGGCGCGGGCTGACCGCCATCCGGGTCCTGTCGACGCGCTGGGGCATGGAGATGGGCCCGCACGAGACGCGCCTTTGGTTCGAGGTCGCACTGTGA
- a CDS encoding site-specific integrase yields the protein MSQNRVVEVVPTRSSPTLHAPDRALSAAARTAVAAGVPDSTRAAYSNDFTKFKNWCEANDRSPLPATAETLTEYAAHLAYRDEPKPLSPGSIERVRSAIRSAHRAAGLEPPDSIGLAKVVKGYRARLAESRDPRAKPRKATAATKDTLTQVIAGFDLATPAGVRDAAIWLLGFSFAGRRSEIASLDIEDAVETDEGLTIKVYRKKGQRFDEIAVPFAENPALCPVLAVMRWKACLANHGRTSGALFVRINRHGHIGPNITRDGRPIGDPTGRMTAQAISQVITRSAGRKALTGRWSGHSVRRGFATEARKAGHDRIRIARQGGWSDNSTALAGYMEDADRWTDNALKGVL from the coding sequence GTGAGTCAGAACAGGGTTGTCGAAGTCGTCCCCACCCGCTCCAGCCCCACCCTCCACGCACCCGATCGAGCCCTGTCCGCGGCGGCACGGACCGCTGTCGCGGCCGGCGTCCCGGACTCAACCCGCGCCGCCTACAGCAATGACTTCACCAAGTTCAAGAACTGGTGCGAGGCCAACGACCGCAGCCCGCTCCCAGCCACCGCCGAGACACTCACCGAGTACGCCGCGCATCTCGCCTACCGCGATGAGCCCAAGCCCCTCTCCCCCGGCTCCATCGAACGCGTTCGGTCCGCGATCCGCAGCGCCCACCGCGCAGCCGGCCTCGAACCGCCCGACTCCATCGGCCTGGCGAAGGTCGTCAAGGGCTACCGGGCGCGGCTCGCCGAAAGCAGGGACCCTCGGGCCAAGCCCAGAAAGGCCACAGCCGCGACCAAGGACACACTGACGCAGGTAATCGCGGGGTTTGACCTCGCCACCCCGGCCGGCGTCCGAGACGCCGCCATCTGGCTACTTGGGTTCTCGTTCGCCGGGCGCCGCTCAGAGATCGCCTCCCTGGACATCGAGGACGCCGTCGAGACCGACGAGGGCCTCACCATCAAGGTCTACCGCAAGAAGGGTCAGCGGTTCGACGAGATCGCGGTCCCCTTCGCAGAGAACCCCGCGCTGTGCCCCGTCCTAGCCGTCATGCGATGGAAGGCGTGCCTGGCGAACCACGGACGTACCTCCGGCGCGCTGTTCGTCCGCATCAACCGACACGGACACATCGGACCCAACATCACCAGAGACGGCCGACCCATTGGGGATCCCACAGGCCGGATGACTGCACAGGCGATCAGCCAGGTCATCACGCGCAGCGCAGGGAGGAAGGCGCTCACGGGCCGGTGGTCTGGCCACTCGGTCCGCCGGGGCTTCGCCACCGAGGCGCGGAAAGCGGGCCACGACCGGATCCGCATCGCCCGGCAAGGCGGCTGGTCGGACAACTCCACTGCGCTCGCCGGCTACATGGAGGACGCCGACAGGTGGACAGACAACGCGCTCAAGGGGGTCCTGTGA
- a CDS encoding DUF3307 domain-containing protein yields the protein MLAEALLAHLVGDYVLQSDWMATQKVKRWWPAVAHGLAYSLPFLLITQSPWALLVIGGTHVVLDHYRAAKYVIWAKNLIAPRKAWVPWSEASQNQGFPATVPNGRATALVVVVDNTLHLLINAAALVWLG from the coding sequence ATGCTGGCTGAGGCACTGCTGGCGCATCTGGTCGGGGACTATGTGCTCCAGTCGGACTGGATGGCGACGCAGAAGGTCAAGCGGTGGTGGCCGGCGGTCGCGCATGGGCTGGCGTACTCGTTGCCGTTCCTGCTGATCACGCAGTCGCCGTGGGCGCTGCTGGTGATCGGCGGAACGCACGTGGTGCTGGATCACTATCGGGCTGCGAAGTACGTGATCTGGGCGAAGAATCTGATCGCGCCTCGGAAGGCGTGGGTGCCGTGGTCGGAGGCATCACAGAACCAAGGGTTCCCGGCGACCGTGCCGAACGGGCGGGCGACGGCGCTGGTGGTCGTGGTCGATAACACGCTTCACCTGCTGATCAACGCCGCTGCGTTGGTGTGGCTGGGGTGA